A single Eubalaena glacialis isolate mEubGla1 chromosome 18, mEubGla1.1.hap2.+ XY, whole genome shotgun sequence DNA region contains:
- the KDELR1 gene encoding ER lumen protein-retaining receptor 1 — MNLFRFLGDLSHLLAIILLLLKIWKSRSCAGISGKSQVLFAVVFTARYLDLFTNYISLYNTCMKVVYIACSFTTVWMIYSKFKATYDGNHDTFRVEFLVVPTAILAFLVNHDFTPLEILWTFSIYLESVAILPQLFMVSKTGEAETITSHYLFALGVYRTLYLFNWIWRYHFEGFFDLIAIVAGLVQTVLYCDFFYLYITKVLKGKKLSLPA, encoded by the exons ATGAATCTCTTCCGATTCCTGGGAGACCTCTCCCACCTCCTAGCCATCATCTTGCTACTGCTCAAAATCTGGAAGTCCCGCTCGTGTGCCG GGATTTCGGGGAAGAGCCAGGTCCTGTTTGCTGTGGTGTTCACTGCCCGCTACCTGGACCTCTTCACCAACTACATCTCACTCTACAACACGTGCATGAAG GTGGTCTACATCGCCTGTTCTTTCACCACGGTCTGGATGATTTACAGCAAGTTCAAAGCCACTTACGATGGGAACCACGACACGTTCCGAGTGGAGTTCCTCGTTGTTCCCACGGCCATCCTGGCGTTCTTGGTCAACCATGACTTTACCCCTCTAGAG ATCCTCTGGACCTTCTCCATCTACCTGGAGTCCGTGGCCATCCTGCCGCAGCTGTTCATGGTTAGCAAGACGGGCGAGGCGGAGACCATCACCAGCCACTACTTGTTTGCGCTGGGTGTCTACCGCACGCTCTATCTCTTCAACTGGATCTGGCGCTACCACTTCGAAGGCTTCTTCGACCTCATCGCCATCGTGGCGGGCCTGGTCCAGACGGTCCTCTACTGTGATTTCTTCTACCTCTACATCACCAAAG tcCTCAAGGGGAAGAAGCTGAGTTTGCCGGCGTAG